Proteins co-encoded in one Brassica rapa cultivar Chiifu-401-42 chromosome A02, CAAS_Brap_v3.01, whole genome shotgun sequence genomic window:
- the LOC103852910 gene encoding HVA22-like protein a: protein MGSGVGSFLKVLLRNFDVLAGPVVSLVYPLHASVRAIETQSHADDKQWLTYWVLYSLLTLFELTFAKLIEWLPIWSYAKLILTCWLVIPYFSGAAYVYEHFVRPVFVNPQSINIWYVPKKMDFFRKPDDVLTAAEKYIAENGPDAFEKILSRADKSRRYNKEHETMYGEEYQYEGNFKSF, encoded by the exons ATGGGATCTGGAGTTGGAAGTTTCCTCAAGGTTCTTTTGAGGAACTTCGATGTTCTTGCTGG GCCTGTTGTTAGTCTCGTTTATCCACT ACATGCCTCAGTGAGAGCAATTGAAACTCAATCTCACGCTGATGACAAACAGTGGCTCACTTACTGGGTCCTTTACTCCTTACTCACACTCTTCGAGCTCACATTCGCCAAGCTCATCGAATG GCTACCGATATGGTCATACGCCAAGCTGATCTTGACTTGCTGGCTTGTGATTCCCTACTTCAGCGGCGCTGCTTATGTCTATGAACACTTTGTCAGACCTGTGTTTGTTAACCCACAGAGCATTAACATTTGGTATGTGCCAAAGAAGATGGATTTCTTCAGAAAGCCTGACGATGTTTTAACTGCTGCTGAGAAGTACATTGCTGAGAATGGTCCTGATGCTTTCGAGAAGATCTTAAGCCGA GCCGATAAATCAAGAAGATATAATAAAGAGCATGAGACAATGTATGGTGAGGAGTATCAGTATGAAGGGAACTTCAAAAGCTTTTAA
- the LOC103852911 gene encoding F-box/kelch-repeat protein At1g74510, with protein sequence MGLSFCLIVLLASSNHSVTTLDKDALPNCIAHCSLSDFPSIASTDRTFRSLIKDKGLYRLRQAKGIVEHWIYFTGREMEWEAYDPNGDRWLRVPKMTLNECFMCSDKESLSVGTELLMFGKQMNTPRSNVIYKYSVLTHAWTSGKQMNTPRCLFGSASLGEVAVVAGGCEYDRCGKILNSAEIYSLESGEWTAITSMNKARKMCSSVFMDGSFYVIGGIGKGSSKMLMCGEVYDLKKKTWTLIPNMLQQGSNGGGDQAKEVSSGSGARPLVAVVKDELYAADYAQQEVRKYDKRRNVWNKVGNLPERDSWMNGWGMAFRACGDKLVVVRGPRGLGEGTIEINACVPREGKSLHWRVLASKPSESFVYNCVVMGC encoded by the exons ATGGGTTTGAGTTTCTGTTTGATTGTTCTCTTAGCTTCCTCCAATCAT AGTGTAACTACGCTTGACAAAGACGCACTTCCCAACTGCATAGCTCACTGTTCCTTATCTGACTTCCCCTCCATCGCCTCAACGGATAGAACCTTCCGCTCGCTTATCAAGGACAAGGGTCTGTACAGGCTGAGACAAGCAAAGGGTATCGTGGAGCATTGGATCTACTTCACCGGCAGGGAAATGGAATGGGAAGCTTATGATCCAAACGGAGACCGTTGGCTACGTGTACCCAAAATGACACTCAACGAATGCTTCATGTGTTCGGATAAAGAGTCTCTTTCCGTTGGTACAGAGCTTCTTATGTTCGGTAAGCAAATGAATACTCCGAGGTCCAATGTGATTTACAAGTATAGCGTCTTGACCCATGCGTGGACGTCTGGTAAGCAAATGAATACTCCGAGGTGCTTGTTTGGTTCAGCGAGTCTTGGTGAGGTGGCGGTTGTAGCTGGAGGGTGTGAGTATGACCGGTGTGGGAAGATATTGAACTCAGCTGAGATTTATAGCTTGGAGAGTGGGGAGTGGACGGCGATAACGAGCATGAACAAGGCGAGGAAGATGTGTTCGAGTGTGTTCATGGACGGGAGCTTCTATGTTATTGGAGGTATTGGAAAGGGGAGCTCGAAGATGCTTATGTGTGGTGAGGTCTATgatctgaagaagaagacatggaCATTGATACCTAACATGCTACAACAAGGAAGCAACGGAGGAGGAGATCAGGCAAAGGAGGTTTCCTCTGGTTCTGGGGCGCGGCCGCTTGTAGCTGTGGTGAAAGATGAGCTCTATGCTGCGGATTACGCTCAGCAAGAGGTGAGGAAGTATGACAAGAGGCGTAATGTATGGAACAAAGTTGGGAACTTGCCGGAGAGAGATTCTTGGATGAACGGTTGGGGGATGGCGTTTAGGGCTTGTGGGGATAAGTTGGTGGTGGTTAGAGGGCCTAGGGGACTTGGAGAAGGAACCATAGAGATCAATGCTTGTGTCCCAAGGGAAGGTAAGTCTCTGCATTGGAGAGTTCTTGCTTCAAAGCCATCAGAAAGCTTTGTGTATAATTGTGTTGTTATGGGATGTTGA
- the LOC103852914 gene encoding uncharacterized protein LOC103852914: protein MAASAAFSVSSPPFVPSSCKIRRPFLLLGSKSFKPVSVRASVGNPSISIDDKASVQTKTSKWQWKFKGNSIGIHYEEHEGEKSESAKNILMIPTISDVSTVEEWRSVARNIVQRDGEVNWRATIVDWPGLGYSDKLKMDYDTDVMERFVVDFMNSPESPMSQAGNDDIVIIGGGHAATLAVRATQRGLLKPSAIAAVAPTWAGPLPIVFGRDSSMVTRYGLLRGTLRAPGVGWMMYNMLVSNEKSIESQYKSHVYADQSNVTEAIIQSRYELTKQKGSRYVPAAFLTGLLDPVSSRDEFLQLFADLEGKLPVMVMSTKGAPKRSKAEMEALRGAKGVSTFVEVEGALLPQEEYPSLVAQELYNFLQETYASSK from the exons ATGGCTGCTTCAGCTGCTTTCTCTGTATCTTCACCACCCTTCGTTCCCTCTTCCTGCAAAATTCGAAGACCGTTTCTCTTGCTTGGTTCAAAAAGTTTCAAACCCGTTTCGGTGAGAGCTTCTGTCGGAAACCCCTCGATCTCCATCGATGACAAAGCTTCAGTCCAAACTAAG ACAAGCAAGTGGCAGTGGAAGTTCAAGGGAAACTCGATCGGTATCCACTATGAGGAGCATGAGGGAGAGAAGAGTGAATCAGCGAAGAATATCCTCATGATACCAACGATATCAGATGTTAGCACCGTGGAGGAGTGGAGATCTGTGGCTAGAAACATCGTGCAGCGTGACGGGGAAGTTAATTGGCGTGCAACTATTGTAGATTGGCCTGGTCTTGGTTACTCTGATAAACTTAAGATGGATTACGACACAGATGTCATGGAGAGGTTTGTGGTTGACTTCATGAACTCACCTGAGAGCCCAATGAGCCAGGCAG GTAACGATGATATAGTAATCATTGGAGGAGGACATGCAGCAACACTGGCAGTACGTGCTACCCAACGTGGGCTACTCAAACCATCAGCTATTGCTGCTGTTGCACCTACATGGGCTGGACCTCTCCCTATTGTGTTTGGCCGTGACTCTTCCATGGTGACAAG GTATGGTCTCCTAAGAGGAACACTAAGAGCACCTGGTGTTGGTTGGATGATGTACAACATGCTAGTGAGCAACGAGAAATCAATCGAGTCTCAATACAAATCCCATGTTTACGCAGATCAAAGCAACGTGACTGAGGCCATAATCCAAAGCAGATACGAGTTAACAAAGCAGAAGGGATCACGCTACGTCCCTGCAGCTTTCTTAACCGGTTTGCTCGACCCGGTTTCATCCAGGGATGAGTTTCTCCAGCTGTTTGCTGATTTGGAAGGGAAACTTCCGGTTATGGTGATGTCAACGAAAGGAGCTCCAAAGAGATCAAAAGCTGAGATGGAGGCACTTAGAGGAGCCAAAGGAGTTAGCACATTTGTGGAGGTTGAAGGTGCACTCTTGCCTCAAGAAGAGTATCCTTCTCTTGTTGCTCAAGAGCTCTACAACTTCTTGCAAGAGACCTATGCGTCTTCCAAGTAA
- the LOC103852912 gene encoding glutathione S-transferase U10: MEENKSKVTLHGMWASSYSKRVEIALKLKGILYEYVEEDLSNKTESLVRLNPVHKKVPLLVHDGKPVAESQVILEYIDETWNNSPRLLPEDSYERAQVRFWVSYINQQVIEVMGKVLFQEGEAQEKAIEEARERFKVLEEGLKKHFPNKTIRENDDVGLLDIIIISTFGSHKVYHDVFGVGVIDQVNTPTLYNWIESLKELAVMKEAEVPSDRLVPFLQMYRQMHLQQAANA; the protein is encoded by the exons ATGGAGGAAAACAAGAGCAAAGTGACACTACATGGGATGTGGGCAAGCTCATACTCAAAGAGAGTCGAAATCGCTCTTAAACTCAAGGGTATACTCTACGAGTACGTGGAAGAAGATCTAAGCAACAAGACGGAGTCGCTGGTTCGACTCAACCCTGTTCACAAGAAGGTTCCTCTTCTTGTCCATGATGGTAAACCAGTGGCTGAATCACAAGTGATTCTTGAATATATCGATGAAACGTGGAACAACTCTCCTCGTCTCTTGCCAGAGGATTCTTATGAAAGGGCCCAGGTTCGGTTCTGGGTCAGCTACATCAACCAACAG GTGATTGAGGTCATGGGTAAAGTTCTGTTTCAAGAAGGTGAAGCTCAAGAAAAGGCTATAGAAGAGGCTAGAGAGAGGTTCAAAGTTCTTGAAGAGGGACTAAAGAAGCATTTCCCAAATAAAACCATCAGAGAGAATGATGATGTAGGGCTTTtggacatcatcatcatctctacTTTTGGATCCCACAAAGTTTATCATGACGTGTTCGGTGTAGGGGTAATTGATCAAGTGAACACTCCAACATTATACAACTGGATAGAGAGCCTGAAAGAGCTGGCCGTGATGAAAGAAGCTGAAGTGCCTAGTGATAGGTTGGTGCCCTTTCTCCAGATGTATAGACAAATGCATCTCCAGCAGGCTGCAAACGCCTAA
- the LOC103852915 gene encoding transcription factor MYB96, giving the protein MGRPPCCGKMEVKKGPWTPEEDIILVSYIQQHGPGNWRSVPLNTGLLRCSKSCRLRWTNYLRPGIKRGNFTQPEEKTIIRLQALLGNRWAAIASYLPQRTDNDIKNYWNIHLKKKLELKVQNGITNEDNTDMTEIPSCNIHNNSCNNNNNNKRVVNKGQWEKKLQTDINMAKQALLQALSLDQPSSSIPPDPDSSKSHHSATSTYASSTDNIFKLLQNWTSSSSSIPNTSSHSMNRGLTTGEVGVLDHQSLFSSHSESGSVDGKLNLMTETSMFKDGSEPNGDIEATTDAATDDHGSLSLIEQWLFDEQGICQCDDNQEDLIEVSFEGIDNDNNDQDLF; this is encoded by the exons ATGGGTAGACCACCTTGTTGCGGGAAGATGGAGGTGAAGAAAGGACCATGGACTCCTGAAGAAGATATAATCTTGGTCTCTTATATCCAACAACATGGCCCTGGAAACTGGAGATCTGTTCCTTTAAACACCG GTTTGCTAAGGTGTAGCAAGAGTTGTAGACTTAGATGGACTAATTACCTTCGTCCTGGAATTAAACGAGGAAATTTTACTCAGCCTGAGGAGAAAACGATCATCCGCCTCCAAGCTCTTTTGGGGAATAG ATGGGCAGCCATAGCATCATATCTACCACAGAGAACCGACAATGATATCAAGAACTATTGGAACATTCATCTTAAAAAGAAACTCGAGTTGAAGGTTCAAAATGGTATCACCAACGAAGATAACACCGATATGACAGAGATTCCCTCTTGTAATATTCACAACAATAGCtgtaataacaacaacaacaacaaaagagtCGTCAACAAAGGTCAATGGGAGAAAAAGCTTCAAACAGACATAAACATGGCCAAACAAGCCTTACTCCAAGCATTATCACTTGACCAACCATCTTCATCGATCCCTCCAGATCCCGACTCATCAAAAAGTCATCATTCTGCCACCTCTACTTATGCCTCAAGCACGGATAACATATTTAAGTTACTACAGAACTGGACAAGCTCATCTTCTTCAATCCCTAACACTTCATCACACTCCATGAACCGGGGCTTAACCACCGGTGAAGTAGGAGTTCTTGATCATCAGTCTTTGTTCTCATCGCACTCAGAATCTGGATCAGTTGATGGTAAGTTGAATTTGATGACGGAGACAAGTATGTTCAAAGATGGAAGCGAACCAAACGGTGACATTGAAGCAACTACCGATGCTGCTACTGATGATCATGGCTCCTTGTCTTTGATCGAGCAATGGTTATTTGATGAACAAGGTATATGTCAGTGTGATGACAATCAAGAAGATCTGATTGAGGTTTCTTTTGAAGGTATAGATAATGATAACAACGATCAAGATTTGTtctaa
- the LOC103852913 gene encoding pentatricopeptide repeat-containing protein At1g74630, translated as MSIALHHHNSLLTTCKTLRALTQIHASFIKSGVDTDSYFTGKLILQCSISIPNALPYARRLLLSYPHPDAFMFNTLVRGYSQSDNPQSSIPVFVEMMRKGRIFPDSFSFAFVVKAAASFRDLRTGFQLHCQALKHGLCSHVFVATTLIGLYGECGCVEFARKVFDEMPQRNLVAWNAAVTACFRGNDVVGAEEIFGEMNVRDQMSWNVMLAGYTKAGEVESAKRVFSDMPSKDDVSWSTMIVGFAHNGSFHEAFSCFRELRRGEMRPNEVSLTGVLSACSQSGAFEFGKALHGFVDKAGFSWIVSLNNALIDMYSRCGDVSLARLVFESMAEKKSIVSWTSMIAGLAMYGHGEEAIRLFNEMTESGVTPDKISFVSLLYACSHAGLIREGEDYFSKMKRVYNIEPEIEHYGCMVDLYGRSGKLQKAYSFICQMPVPPTAVVWRTLLGACSSHGDTELAEEVKKRLNELDPDNPGDLVLLSNVYATSGKWKDVASIRKSMIVNKIKKVTGWSLVEVDKAMYKFTAGEKKKGKIITEAHEKLKEIILRLKDEAGYAPEVANALYDIEEEEKEDQVSKHSEKLALAFALARCPQGASIRIVKNLRICRDCHTVMKLASRVYGVEIVVRDRSRFHSFKDGSCSCRDYW; from the coding sequence ATGTCTATTGCACTACACCATCACAACTCTCTCCTCACTACCTGCAAGACCTTGAGAGCACTAACCCAAATCCATGCCTCCTTCATCAAATCCGGCGTCGACACCGATTCCTACTTCACCGGAAAACTCATCCTACAATGTTCCATCTCCATCCCCAACGCTTTACCCTACGCTCGCCGTCTCTTGCTCTCTTATCCTCACCCTGACGCCTTCATGTTCAACACTCTCGTCCGAGGGTACTCACAATCCGACAACCCACAGAGCTCCATCCCCGTGTTTGTTGAGATGATGAGGAAAGGTCGGATCTTTCCGGACAGCTTCTCCTTCGCGTTTGTAGTCAAGGCGGCGGCGAGTTTTAGGGATCTGAGAACTGGGTTTCAGTTGCATTGTCAAGCTTTGAAGCATGGGTTGTGTTCGCATGTGTTCGTCGCCACTACCTTGATCGGTCTGTACGGGGAATGCGGTTGCGTGGAGTTTGCTCgcaaggtgttcgatgaaatgcctcAACGGAATTTAGTTGCGTGGAATGCTGCGGTAACTGCGTGTTTCAGAGGGAATGACGTTGTGGGAGCGGAGGAGATCTTTGGTGAGATGAATGTGAGGGATCAGATGTCGTGGAACGTGATGCTCGCTGGTTACACTAAAGCTGGGGAGGTTGAGAGTGCTAAACGCGTGTTTTCGGATATGCCTAGCAAGGATGATGTCTCTTGGAGCACTATGATTGTTGGGTTTGCGCATAACGGTAGCTTCCATGAGGCTTTCTCTTGTTTCAGGGAGCTGAGACGAGGAGAGATGAGACCAAATGAAGTAAGCTTGACAGGAGTTCTCTCTGCCTGTTCACAGTCTGGAGCGTTTGAGTTTGGGAAGGCGTTACATGGGTTTGTAGATAAAGCAGGGTTTAGTTGGATAGTCTCCTTGAACAATGCGCTTATCGATATGTATTCTAGGTGCGGTGATGTCTCATTAGCTAGGTTAGTCTTTGAAAGTATGGCAGAGAAGAAGAGCATTGTGTCTTGGACTTCAATGATTGCGGGGTTAGCAATGTACGGTCACGGTGAAGAAGCTATTAGACTCTTCAACGAAATGACCGAGTCTGGTGTTACTCCTGATAAGATATCTTTCGTTTCGCTTCTGTACGCTTGCAGTCATGCTGGACTGATCAGAGAAGGTGAAGATTACTTCTCTAAGATGAAGAGAGTTTACAACATAGAACCAGAGATTGAACACTATGGTTGCATGGTTGATTTATATGGCCGATCTGGAAAGCTCCAAAAGGCTTACAGTTTCATATGCCAAATGCCGGTTCCACCAACTGCTGTAGTGTGGAGGACTCTTCTCGGGGCTTGCAGTAGTCATGGAGATACCGAGCTGGCCGAGGAAGTTAAAAAAAGGCTTAATGAGCTTGACCCAGACAACCCTGGTGATCTTGTTCTGTTATCGAATGTTTATGCTACCTCTGGTAAATGGAAGGACGTTGCTTCTATCAGAAAGTCAATGATTGTGAATAAGATCAAGAAGGTAACTGGTTGGAGCTTGGTTGAGGTTGATAAAGCCATGTACAAGTTCACTGCCGGTGAGAAAAAGAAGGGAAAAATCATTACAGAGGCCCACGAGAAGCTAAAGGAAATCATCTTGAGGCTTAAAGATGAAGCTGGGTATGCCCCGGAAGTTGCAAATGCTTTATATgatatagaagaagaagaaaaggaggATCAAGTGAGTAAACACAGTGAGAAGCTTGCACTTGCATTTGCTCTTGCTAGATGTCCCCAAGGAGCAAGTATCAGGATAGTAAAGAATCTGAGAATCTGTAGAGATTGTCACACTGTTATGAAGCTAGCCTCGAGAGTTTATGGTGTAGAAATTGTGGTCAGAGACAGAAGCCGCTTCCATTCGTTCAAGGACGGTTCTTGTTCCTGCCGTGATTACTGGTAA